In Eubalaena glacialis isolate mEubGla1 chromosome 3, mEubGla1.1.hap2.+ XY, whole genome shotgun sequence, the following are encoded in one genomic region:
- the TMEM125 gene encoding transmembrane protein 125 — MSEREAQAPPGRGLPPDVLAEQVELWWSQQPRRSALCFAVAVGLVAGCGAGGVALLSSTSSRSGEWRLAVGTALCLLALLVLVKQLMSSAVQDMNCIRHPRHVALLRSGGGADALVVLLSGLVLLVTGLTLAGLAAAPAPARPLAAMLFVGVTLAASGALFLLGLLLYQVAVSGHCPRPRAAAPSARSDRSGNGSVFSISGRLSAGQRHETTSSIASLI; from the coding sequence ATGTCTGAGAGAGAGGCTCAGGCCCCGCCGGGCCGGGGGCTGCCGCCGGATGTGCTGGCGGAGCAGGTGGAGCTGTGGTGGTCCCAGCAGCCGCGGCGCTCGGCGCTCTGCTTCGCCGTGGCTGTGGGCCTCGTGGCGGGCTGTGGGGCGGGTGGCGTGGCCCTGCTGTCCTCCACCAGCAGCCGCTCGGGCGAGTGGCGCCTGGCGGTGGGCACAGCGCTCTGCCTGCTGGCCCTGCTGGTCCTGGTTAAGCAGCTGATGAGCTCGGCCGTGCAGGACATGAACTGCATCCGCCATCCTCGCCACGTGGCCCTGCTCCGCAGCGGCGGCGGGGCCGACGCCCTGGTGGTGCTGCTCAGCGGCCTGGTGCTGCTGGTCACCGGCCTGACGCTGGCAGGGCTGGCCgccgcccctgcccccgcccggcCGCTGGCCGCCATGCTGTTCGTGGGCGTCACCCTGGCTGCCTCAGGTGCGCTCTTCCTGCTGGGCCTGCTGCTGTATCAGGTGGCCGTGAGCGGACACTGTCCCCGCCCCCGTGCGGCCGCCCCCTCCGCCCGCAGTGACCGCAGTGGGAATGGCAGCGTCTTCAGTATCTCAGGACGGTTGTCCGCTGGCCAGCGTCACGAGACCACGTCCAGCATCGCCAGCCTCATCTGA